DNA sequence from the Raineyella sp. LH-20 genome:
GATCGGGCTCGAGTCACCGTCGATCGATACTCCCGCCGAGGGCCGGTTGCGGCCTGTCGGTGCGCCCTACCGCCGGCCCCAGCGCAGCAGCAGCGGCTTCCCGTTCTCCTCCAGCACGACGTCGGCGCCGGGGCACAGTGCCTCCACGGCCCTTCCGAACCGCAGCCCCAGCGTCGCGCCGCGTGCCGGGCAGTCCGAGCAGGCGCCGTCCAGGGCGATCGTCGCGACACTGCCCTCGATCCGTACCAGTCGGGCGGTGCCACCGTGGGAGCGTACGTACGCTCCGACGTCCCCGGCGATGACCTGCTCGACAGCCGCAGCCAGGACCGATCCGTCGTCGGCGGTCCGCCACTCGGCGGGCTCGGTCAGGGCGTCGATCAGTGCCGTCCGCACGCGGGGCCCGAGCGTACGCCACTGGCCGTCGTACGCCGCGGTGGTCAGCACCGCAGCCGGTTCAACGGTCAGTGACGCGAGGGTGCCGTCATCGAGCAGCGCCTGGAGCGGCGCCGGGACGACCTGCGGCACCCCGACGAAGTCGAACGTTCCCGCGGGAACGACCCAGCGGACGGTCCGCGGGTCCGCGGTCGCCTCGGGGTGGACGGCGATCGGCGCGGTGGATGCCGCCTCGGCCATCAGACGAACGCCCCCACCACCAGATGCGTCAGGAAGCCCATCACCCAGGCGAGCGTGAACATGTACGCCCACGCGATCAGCGGCCATTTCCAGGTGCCGGTCTCGCGGCGCATCGCCGCCATGGTTGCCATGCACTGCAGGGCGAACAGGAAGAACACCATCAGCGACGCCACCACCGGCGGGGTGAAGAGCGGTTCCCCGGCCCGGGGGCCGTGGTCGACGGTCATCGTGGTGAGGGCGTCACCCGGATTCGACGGGTCCGACGCCGCCGCGACCTGTCCCATCGTCGAGACGAACGTCTCGCGGGCCGTCAGCGAAGAGATGACGCCGATGTTGATG
Encoded proteins:
- a CDS encoding NifU family protein, coding for MAEAASTAPIAVHPEATADPRTVRWVVPAGTFDFVGVPQVVPAPLQALLDDGTLASLTVEPAAVLTTAAYDGQWRTLGPRVRTALIDALTEPAEWRTADDGSVLAAAVEQVIAGDVGAYVRSHGGTARLVRIEGSVATIALDGACSDCPARGATLGLRFGRAVEALCPGADVVLEENGKPLLLRWGRR